The Bacteroidota bacterium genome window below encodes:
- a CDS encoding PQQ-dependent sugar dehydrogenase gives MKTKYFLLILLLACIGGSNVKAQYVLQDAFPTLSYNSITECQTAPDAANRLFVVSQKGIIYVLNMNTNPPTQKTFLDISSRVSPSSSGSEVGLLGLAFHPSYVTNRYFYVDFTNTPSGGSLTSYIARYEVSPTNPDSALRSTETIFLTQTQPYSNHNGGKVAFGPDGYLYIAFGDGGSGGDPNGNGQNKSVLLGKILRIDVNSASGGNQYSIPPTNPFFGSTQFKQEIFSYGMRNPWRFAFDVPTGRLYCADVGQSAREEVDLIVSGGNYGWNVMEGFICYSPSSGCDTSGKIKPIIDFTRTDAGSITGGYVVRSSPQLPLLEGQYLVGDYVTKKLFAINYTGVGTPSATSTLLLTSTTAISTFGVDKSKNIYACTYATAGKLMKLVDTRVAVTNYSSETPDQYYLLQNYPNPFNPTTKITFAIPQAGNASLVIYDNMGRIVETLVNNENLNTGFYTREFNASNLSSGVYYYKFTTSGFSDTKKMLLVK, from the coding sequence ATGAAAACGAAATATTTTTTACTGATTCTTTTGCTTGCATGCATAGGGGGCAGCAATGTAAAAGCTCAGTATGTTTTACAGGATGCGTTTCCGACTCTCAGCTATAACTCTATAACTGAATGTCAGACAGCGCCTGATGCTGCAAACAGATTGTTTGTCGTCAGCCAGAAAGGAATTATTTATGTTTTAAACATGAATACTAATCCTCCGACTCAAAAAACTTTTCTTGATATTTCCAGCAGAGTTTCACCTTCCTCTTCCGGAAGTGAAGTTGGATTGCTCGGACTTGCATTTCACCCAAGCTATGTAACAAACAGATATTTCTATGTTGATTTCACCAATACTCCTTCAGGCGGTTCACTTACATCTTATATTGCAAGATACGAAGTAAGTCCGACAAATCCTGACTCAGCATTAAGAAGCACTGAAACAATATTTTTAACACAGACTCAGCCATACTCAAATCATAACGGCGGAAAAGTCGCTTTCGGTCCTGACGGATATTTATATATTGCATTCGGTGACGGCGGTTCTGGCGGTGATCCAAATGGAAACGGTCAGAATAAAAGTGTCTTGCTCGGAAAAATTCTCAGAATAGATGTTAACTCAGCATCCGGCGGAAATCAATATTCAATTCCTCCGACCAATCCTTTCTTCGGAAGTACTCAATTCAAACAGGAAATATTTTCTTATGGAATGAGAAATCCATGGAGATTTGCCTTTGACGTTCCGACAGGAAGATTATACTGCGCAGATGTTGGTCAGAGCGCAAGAGAAGAAGTTGACTTAATCGTCAGCGGTGGGAATTACGGATGGAATGTAATGGAAGGATTTATATGTTATAGTCCTTCATCGGGATGTGATACATCGGGAAAAATAAAACCGATAATTGATTTCACAAGAACAGATGCCGGCTCAATCACAGGCGGATACGTTGTAAGAAGCAGTCCGCAATTACCATTGCTTGAAGGACAATATCTTGTAGGCGATTATGTAACAAAAAAATTATTTGCAATTAATTATACAGGTGTAGGAACTCCTTCTGCAACTTCCACTTTACTTCTTACTTCAACAACTGCTATTTCTACTTTCGGTGTTGATAAGAGTAAAAACATTTATGCCTGCACTTATGCTACTGCAGGTAAACTTATGAAGCTTGTAGATACAAGAGTTGCAGTTACAAATTACAGCTCAGAGACACCTGACCAGTATTATTTGCTTCAGAACTATCCGAATCCATTCAACCCGACAACTAAAATTACTTTTGCAATTCCTCAGGCAGGAAATGCAAGCTTAGTTATCTATGATAATATGGGCAGAATAGTTGAAACTCTTGTTAATAATGAAAACTTAAATACAGGTTTCTATACAAGGGAGTTCAATGCATCAAATTTATCAAGCGGAGTTTATTATTATAAATTCACAACAAGCGGCTTCAGCGATACAAAGAAAATGCTTTTAGTGAAATAA
- a CDS encoding T9SS type A sorting domain-containing protein, whose protein sequence is MKKIFTIIFFVYSLSLFAQVSPDNGVNIFPRISDIEKRNFRLHNNDNVLVDYKGDTTINVIYYKLDLAVQTAPNLLIGKVTINSTVANPTINSLFYDLSNVLAVDSISSTAGTISYTHTNDVININLPRIFNHNELISATIYYHGVPDPSGFGSFVFSTHSGTDIIWSLSEPFGAADWFPCKNVPSDKADSSDVWLTCSENFTAVSNGLLKQTINNGNGTKTFKWHNSYPISNYLISLAITNYSQYDLYFKYSPTDSMPFNNFIYPQHLATLKPQLDKTIGMLEFYSATYGLYPFIKEKYGHAEFGELGGMEHQTCTSMGYWSDDIIAHELTHQWFGDKITCKDWHHIWLNEGFATYGEALYEEHTSGKLGYNSFMLTTMNNAKLAQGSIYVQNVESVPEIFSANRTYAKGGAVLHMLRNIIGDSLYFTGIKRYVADTLLAYKNAVTEDFQRNMEAASGRNLSYFFSEWIYGENYPHYNVSMNSSDAGNGFYNTTVKIEQTVNTNPAFFTMPVDIKLFFDEGDTTFTVLNNAQVQNYTFATKKKTSTFKIDPDRKILCRITGDEPVIPVNYSLSQNYPNPFNPSTTIVYQIYRTSDVQLTVYNILGQEIKNYSFTNQKDGKYKIVFDSFGLSSGTYFYKLVASDIQSGEVLFTDSKAMQLVK, encoded by the coding sequence GTGAAAAAAATATTTACAATAATATTTTTTGTTTACTCTCTGAGCTTATTTGCGCAAGTAAGTCCGGATAACGGCGTAAATATTTTTCCGCGGATTTCTGATATTGAAAAAAGAAATTTTCGTTTACATAATAATGATAATGTCTTAGTCGATTATAAAGGCGATACGACCATCAATGTAATTTATTATAAGCTTGATTTAGCTGTGCAAACTGCGCCGAATTTATTAATTGGAAAAGTTACCATTAATAGCACAGTTGCAAATCCAACTATCAATTCTTTATTTTACGATTTAAGCAATGTTCTCGCCGTTGATTCAATTTCATCAACGGCAGGGACTATCAGTTATACACATACCAATGATGTAATTAACATAAATCTTCCCCGAATATTTAATCATAATGAATTAATTTCTGCAACTATTTATTATCACGGAGTTCCTGATCCCAGCGGATTCGGAAGTTTCGTATTCAGCACACATAGCGGCACGGATATTATATGGTCGCTAAGTGAGCCCTTCGGCGCAGCTGACTGGTTTCCCTGTAAAAATGTTCCCTCGGATAAAGCTGACTCCAGCGACGTATGGCTTACCTGCTCTGAAAATTTTACTGCAGTATCCAACGGACTATTAAAGCAGACAATAAATAACGGAAACGGAACAAAGACTTTTAAATGGCATAACTCATATCCGATATCCAATTATTTAATTTCTCTTGCCATCACAAATTACTCTCAGTACGATTTATACTTTAAATATTCCCCGACGGACTCAATGCCGTTTAATAATTTTATTTATCCTCAGCATCTTGCTACACTAAAACCGCAGCTTGATAAAACTATCGGTATGCTCGAATTTTATTCTGCTACTTACGGACTGTATCCTTTCATAAAAGAAAAATACGGACATGCAGAATTCGGAGAGCTTGGCGGCATGGAACATCAGACTTGTACATCAATGGGATACTGGAGCGATGACATTATTGCTCACGAACTTACTCATCAGTGGTTCGGAGATAAAATAACCTGCAAAGACTGGCATCACATCTGGCTTAACGAAGGCTTTGCAACTTACGGAGAAGCCCTATATGAAGAGCACACAAGCGGAAAACTCGGCTACAACAGTTTTATGTTAACTACTATGAACAATGCGAAGCTGGCGCAGGGAAGTATTTATGTGCAGAACGTTGAAAGCGTTCCGGAAATTTTCAGCGCTAACAGAACATATGCTAAAGGCGGCGCAGTTCTTCACATGCTAAGAAATATCATAGGAGATTCATTATATTTTACAGGAATAAAAAGATATGTTGCAGATACATTACTCGCTTATAAAAATGCTGTCACTGAAGATTTCCAGAGAAATATGGAAGCAGCGAGCGGACGGAATCTATCCTATTTTTTCAGTGAGTGGATTTACGGTGAGAATTATCCTCACTACAATGTCAGCATGAATTCATCAGACGCAGGAAACGGATTTTATAATACAACTGTAAAGATAGAGCAGACTGTGAATACTAATCCTGCTTTCTTTACAATGCCGGTTGATATAAAATTATTTTTTGATGAAGGTGATACAACCTTCACGGTACTAAATAATGCGCAGGTACAGAACTATACATTTGCCACAAAAAAGAAAACAAGCACTTTTAAAATAGACCCTGACAGAAAAATTTTATGCAGAATAACGGGTGATGAGCCGGTGATTCCTGTAAATTATTCGCTTTCCCAGAACTATCCGAATCCTTTCAATCCATCCACTACAATTGTATATCAGATTTACAGAACATCTGATGTTCAGCTAACAGTTTATAACATACTCGGACAGGAAATAAAAAATTATTCTTTCACAAATCAAAAAGACGGCAAATATAAAATCGTTTTTGATTCCTTCGGTCTATCCTCAGGAACATATTTTTATAAACTGGTTGCATCAGATATACAATCAGGTGAAGTTTTGTTTACAGATTCCAAAGCTATGCAACTTGTGAAATAA
- a CDS encoding ATP-binding cassette domain-containing protein translates to MLKISDINVKYGEHTVLENFSFDAQEGKIYGLMGLNGSGKTTLIKAICGIIPLDAGTIEFTGREIKLSDIGYLETANYFYSKITAKEYLNIIKWKHSNFDIEKWNSIFELPLDELIETYSSGMKKKLAAMGVFGLERPLLLLDEPFNNLDMETNQVLNNVIKQLKEKGKIVILTSHILETLTGICDEIQYLNDKKIEKIFYPDEYNLIQSSIIDKKLQSKIETIKQIIQN, encoded by the coding sequence ATGTTAAAAATTTCAGATATAAATGTAAAATACGGCGAACACACTGTTCTTGAAAATTTTTCCTTCGATGCACAGGAAGGAAAGATATATGGATTAATGGGATTGAATGGCTCGGGTAAGACTACTTTAATAAAAGCAATATGCGGAATTATTCCGCTTGATGCCGGTACAATAGAATTTACAGGGAGAGAAATAAAGCTGAGCGATATCGGATATCTTGAAACAGCAAATTATTTTTACTCAAAGATAACGGCAAAGGAATATCTGAATATTATAAAATGGAAACATTCTAATTTCGATATTGAAAAATGGAACAGTATTTTTGAACTTCCATTGGATGAACTTATAGAAACGTATTCTTCGGGAATGAAAAAGAAACTTGCCGCTATGGGAGTTTTCGGGCTTGAGCGCCCTCTGCTGTTATTAGACGAGCCGTTCAATAATCTTGATATGGAAACGAATCAGGTGCTCAACAACGTAATAAAGCAATTAAAAGAAAAAGGAAAAATTGTTATTTTAACTTCGCACATACTTGAAACCCTCACGGGAATTTGTGATGAAATACAATACTTGAACGACAAAAAGATTGAGAAAATATTTTATCCTGATGAATACAATTTAATCCAAAGCTCCATAATAGATAAAAAGCTTCAGAGCAAAATAGAAACAATAAAACAAATAATCCAAAATTAA
- a CDS encoding AraC family transcriptional regulator, which yields MEPKFTEKKGFKVAGLKYVGKNPQPDIGNLWDKFVPRMNEPQNRINPNETYGVCYDMDAEGNIYYIAGVAVSDFDNLPEGFDTVEIPDNKYAVFTHKGSIANFPQTVAFVYGKWVKDPDNKKKFDAPDFELYDERFKGDADDSECDLYVAVN from the coding sequence ATGGAACCAAAATTCACCGAGAAAAAAGGATTTAAAGTCGCAGGATTAAAATATGTCGGTAAAAATCCTCAGCCGGATATCGGCAATCTCTGGGATAAATTTGTGCCAAGAATGAATGAACCACAAAACAGAATTAATCCCAATGAAACATACGGAGTATGCTATGATATGGATGCAGAAGGAAATATTTATTATATAGCCGGAGTAGCGGTCAGCGATTTCGATAATCTTCCTGAAGGATTTGATACTGTTGAAATTCCCGATAATAAATATGCAGTTTTCACTCACAAAGGGTCTATTGCAAACTTCCCGCAGACGGTAGCTTTTGTTTATGGAAAATGGGTTAAAGATCCTGACAATAAGAAAAAATTCGATGCTCCTGATTTTGAATTATATGATGAAAGATTTAAAGGTGATGCCGATGATTCAGAATGTGATTTGTATGTTGCCGTGAATTAA